A stretch of DNA from Halobacillus litoralis:
TACTTGAGGGGTTACAGGATGGTTTGATTTGAGGCGTTGCAGCAGCATTTCCAGGTGATCAATGTCAGGTGGGATGACACGGGGTTTTATAATCATAGATACGCTCCTCTCTCCTTTATTAAAATGCATTCCGAACCCCTTTGTCCATATAAAAAGACTGCCACTTAAGCGGCAGTCTTCCTCTATTTATCGTACGTTCATTTCAGATGGTTTCGGGCCTTTACGCTCACCGCGGTCCAGCTTATTGATCGCAGCCATATCGTCAGCTGTCAGGTCAAAATCAAACACGTCGAAGTTTTCCTCGATGCGGGATGGCGTGACAGATTTCGGAATGACGACCGTATCGTTTTGCAGGTGCCAGCGGATGATGATTTGCGCTGGTGTTTTGCCGTGCTTTTCAGCGATGGACTGGATCGTATCGTTTTTCAATACTTCTCCACCTTGCATTAGCGGGCTCCATGCTTCAAGTAGAATGCCATTGTCACGGCAGAAGTCTTTCAGCTCGTTTTGTGCCAAGAATGGGTGGCACTCGACCTGGTTGACCGCCGGCTTCACTTCACACTCGTCAAGCAGACGCTGCAAGTGATCGATATCGAAGTTACATACGCCGATCGCTTTGACCTTGCCGTCTTTTTGCAGCTGTTCAAGCGCTTTGTATGTTTCTACGTAATCATCATATTCTGGTGTCGGCCAGTGGATCAAATAAAGGTCCACATAGTCTAAGCCAAGTTTATCGAGGCTCGTTTCAAAAGCCTTTAATGTATTTTCATATCCCTGGTCTGTGTTCCAGACTTTTGTCGTAATGAACAATTCGTCACGAGCTACACCACTCTGGCGGATCGCTTCACCGACTTGTTTTTCGTTCCCATAAATCGCAGCTGTATCAATCGAACGGTAGCCTGTTTCAATCGCTTTTGTAACGGCTGGAACCGCGTCTTTTTCTTCGACTTGCCAAACACCAAAGCCTAGTTGAGGCATTTCAATGGTGCTATGTAGCGTAACTGTCTTCATTGATCATTCTCCTTTTCTTGTAAAGGTTTTACATGGGTAAGTGTAGCACAGCGAACCCCCACAAGCTTTTATTTTGCTCATGGACATAAAAAACTTCCCGCAGAAGCGGGAAGCTATTTTTCAAAATGGATGATCCAATTCGAACCTGTACGTATATTGTAAGCCCTAGCAAATGAGCCTTGGTTGATAGCCACCGCTAAGTTATCAAGGCTGTTCACATAGACGAGTGGTTCCCCTTTATGAGTGTCTGCAAACGATCGTCCGAAAGTCATGGAATTATGATAGACTTCATCTCCATTATGCAAAATAGACACGTTCAGGGTGTCTCCATAATGGACCCCCATCTGCTTGAAAAAGTCCCTCGGAATGTTCGTCCAGAGGTTGCCGAAACGGATATCAAGGATATCAATGATGCCTGAGACTCTAGATTCTTCAATATCAGGATCTTTGACGGAAATACGCTCAATGGAGTCTGGATCTAGGGCAGGTCCGACTTCTTCAAAGGTGATGACTCCGGCGGCCAGTCGTGCTCCGGTATAGGCGTACACATCTCTGCCATGAAACGTGTAGGACTCCCCGGACCTTGGCAGGCGGTTCACTTTTTCATCAATTTCCCTAACTTCCACGATGCCCTCCGTGCGGGCTATATGGGTCAGTGTTCCATTATCCGGGGTGATGACAAAATGACCGGAACCTGTTTTCACACCAATACTCTTTCGCGTCGACCCTACGCCGGGATCGACGACAGAAACGAATACCGTCCCCTCTGACCAGTAAGCCATTGTCTGCCACAGCCTGTAAGACCCTTCCCAAATATTGAAAGGTGGGATGTCATGCGTCAAATCGAAGATCGACAATTGATGATCTACAGCATGCGCCACCCCATGCATGGCACTTACAGCTCCATCACTGATTCCAAAATCTGATTGCAAAACTAACGCTCTCGTCATCATACCCCCACCTTTTTTATTAAATAATGAATATTCTAACATATAAAAAAGACAAATAGAAAAAGTACCCGCAAGAACTCAAGGTTTCGCTGGTACTTTTGGATAAACCGTAATCATTCGGTACATGTAGTAAACGAAGATCGCCATAAAAATGAGGGCGCTGATGGCATTGGATACGGTCATATATTTCAATAATACGCTTAAAATCAGAGGCAGCGTACAAGCATAGGCGGTCAATTTCCACAACTGCTGGTAGGCAAGCTTCCGGGAAAGAGCTTTTCGCATAAGCAGGCTTCCACCGGCAAGAATGGATACTCCGACAAGGATAAGAAAAATAATCAGCAGAGGATAGAAAACGAGAAACTGTGCAATGTACATCCCCCGTGATACCTCTGTCAGATTCGTCTCCAAATACAAAATCGATGTAACCATGTCCGGTAAAAACAGGAGCAGCAGCAATACGAACAAATAACCGATCGTATGGGTGATGCCTTTCCGGTTCAAGTGGAACATCGCTTCTTTTTTTGGCAAACGCAAGCTGTTGATCAGTGAATCAAAAAAACCCATGGTCTTCTCCTGCCTTATTCAGCGTAAATCGCTAATTCTTCTTCGATTTTCGTACGGATTTTCTGCAGTGCTTCTTCGGGCGTTTTTCCAAATACCCGCTGGTTGTTGACAAGGGCGTACGGACGGAGGGCACACATGCCGCAGAAGGACAGGCATTCACTAATGAGTACCGCCACTTCCGGGTATTCGGATTCAATGATACTTTCGATATCCATTTCATTGATTAAGTTTCCATCACAAACTTCAACAACGACAATGCCCATGGTGCTTCCTCCTTTCTAAGATGTCAGTATGATTTATAGGCCTAAAATCGCTCGTGCGTTCTTTTCATCCTGGTGCATTTGCTCAATCAATGCATCCATACCATCGAAATTCTCCTCATCGCGCATGTGGCGTAAGAATTGGACGGTTACTTTTTGGTCATACAGGTCTCCTGAAAAGTCGAGGAGGTATGCTTCCACCTTATAGGAATCCCCATTGACCGTTGGACGATAGCCGGCACTAATCAACGTGTAGTAATATTCAGGAGCTTCCTGGACTTTTTTCACAAGGCCGAGGTAGACGCCGGGTTTCACTTTGACATATTCATCAATCCCCCCGACGTTCAATGTCGGAAAGCCTAATTGTCTGCCAAGCTGCTCCCCTTTTTCCACAACTCCTGTGATTTCAAAAGGTCGTCCAAGCATCGCCTGCGCGGCTTCCATCCTTCCTTGTGTCACGTGTGTGCGGATATCCGTACTGCTCACTTTTCTGTCGTGAAGCTGGACACCTGGGACGATCGAGACACCGGCACCGATTTGCTGACACAGCTCTGCCAGACCTTCAGCGTCCGACCCCCTTCCTTTAC
This window harbors:
- a CDS encoding DUF1450 domain-containing protein codes for the protein MGIVVVEVCDGNLINEMDIESIIESEYPEVAVLISECLSFCGMCALRPYALVNNQRVFGKTPEEALQKIRTKIEEELAIYAE
- a CDS encoding aldo/keto reductase, translated to MKTVTLHSTIEMPQLGFGVWQVEEKDAVPAVTKAIETGYRSIDTAAIYGNEKQVGEAIRQSGVARDELFITTKVWNTDQGYENTLKAFETSLDKLGLDYVDLYLIHWPTPEYDDYVETYKALEQLQKDGKVKAIGVCNFDIDHLQRLLDECEVKPAVNQVECHPFLAQNELKDFCRDNGILLEAWSPLMQGGEVLKNDTIQSIAEKHGKTPAQIIIRWHLQNDTVVIPKSVTPSRIEENFDVFDFDLTADDMAAINKLDRGERKGPKPSEMNVR
- a CDS encoding bifunctional riboflavin kinase/FAD synthetase; protein product: MEMIEVQGQPPHNSEPVVLIIGKMDGVHLGHQSLLQEAERLATEEDKIAVYGFSDHPKWVLRGDESFKYSLSTIEDRQTRLEQFGVDRYYHVHFTKEYAKTSPEEFVLQHLSRLNVRHVIVGEDFRFGKGRGSDAEGLAELCQQIGAGVSIVPGVQLHDRKVSSTDIRTHVTQGRMEAAQAMLGRPFEITGVVEKGEQLGRQLGFPTLNVGGIDEYVKVKPGVYLGLVKKVQEAPEYYYTLISAGYRPTVNGDSYKVEAYLLDFSGDLYDQKVTVQFLRHMRDEENFDGMDALIEQMHQDEKNARAILGL
- a CDS encoding DUF1189 family protein — encoded protein: MGFFDSLINSLRLPKKEAMFHLNRKGITHTIGYLFVLLLLLFLPDMVTSILYLETNLTEVSRGMYIAQFLVFYPLLIIFLILVGVSILAGGSLLMRKALSRKLAYQQLWKLTAYACTLPLILSVLLKYMTVSNAISALIFMAIFVYYMYRMITVYPKVPAKP
- a CDS encoding SAM hydrolase/SAM-dependent halogenase family protein, which produces MMTRALVLQSDFGISDGAVSAMHGVAHAVDHQLSIFDLTHDIPPFNIWEGSYRLWQTMAYWSEGTVFVSVVDPGVGSTRKSIGVKTGSGHFVITPDNGTLTHIARTEGIVEVREIDEKVNRLPRSGESYTFHGRDVYAYTGARLAAGVITFEEVGPALDPDSIERISVKDPDIEESRVSGIIDILDIRFGNLWTNIPRDFFKQMGVHYGDTLNVSILHNGDEVYHNSMTFGRSFADTHKGEPLVYVNSLDNLAVAINQGSFARAYNIRTGSNWIIHFEK